The DNA window CTGTTTCATTTTACGCCCTAATTCTTGGAAAAGCGCTGGCAGGCTTTTTCTTCGGGTTGGTCACTGCAACAGCGATTCTGGTTCCATTGACGGTGGTCTCAGGAACGACTATCGCGAGTCCTCTGCTTGTTTTCATCGCTATTGCATTTTCTTCATTGACTTTTTCAGCGCTCGGAGTCTTGGTCTCTGCCTATGCAAAGTGGGTTCCCGAGGCCCAAATGCTCTCTAACTTTCTAAGATTTCCCATGGCTTTTCTTTCTGGAACCTTTGTTTCCTTAGAGGTTATGCCGCCTCAATTGCGGGTTGTTGCTCGTTTCTTGCCTCTCACGTATTCGGTTGAGGCATTGAGGACTTCCATGAACGATTCAGGGATTACATTCGCTTACTTGCTCGACATTCTTGTTCTTGCTGTATTCTCTTTTGCACTCTTGGTGATTGCGGCAAAGGTGCTTCAAAGAAAAATCAAATGATACCTGTCAAATTGCTATCACTTATGAACCCAGCCGTAGTCAGAATAAATCTTTCTCACTTCATCTGAGGTTAGGAAATCGATGAATTTCTGAGACAGCTCCGTATCTTTCGTGTAAGAAACCATGGCAACGACTGTGCTTCTAAAGACTTGAAGATCAGGAGGCAACTCGATTATTTCACAACTGTCTGGCCACACAGATTGAAACGGGTTCCAGCCGAGTATGGCGTCGACTTTTTCCTGATGAATCAAGCCCATGAGCGAGCCACATGCATCTGCATGATGAGTGATGTTTCGTCTGATCTGGTCAGTTAATCCAGCCTTACTCGCAATGTCGTCCCAGACACCCTTCAGACACCCATCAACGGCTATTCCAATTCGAACGTTCTCTCGGCATAGGTCTTCAAGAGACGTAATCTTAGCAGGGTTTCCGATAGGAACAATTATGACCGACCTTCGCAGACCCAGGCTTCTTCTCGAGTCTTTGATGACCAAGCCACGATCTTCAGCCTCATCCAAAATATACTCGGCTCCAGTTGAGATGATATCGCCCGCCTTGGACACAGCTATTGCGGCTAAAAGGTTGCTAGGCTTGCCCGTTTCAAAATTGCAGAGTATTCCAAACTTGTTCTCGAAAATATCAATGGCTTTTTGAAGAGGCGGAGCAACGGCTCCAGCAGAATAAATACGAAGCTGAGACGTTTCCGAGGACATTGACTTTACCACTGGAGTCCTGTGATGCAGCTAAACTGTTAGAAGTATTTAAACTGTCAAGTTTATAGTAAATCAGCAACTATGTTCACCGAAAGTGATCAAACTTTCCACGCTTTTCGCACGCCTTATTTACCAGCGAAACTCGTTTCCGATTTTTGCTCTTCACAAGTCAACTGAGAAAAACAAAGGATAGGCTCCTTTTGCTGAAAAAAATCGAAGATGTCTTAATGAGCGCCGGGGAAGGGATTTGAACCCTTGAGGCGCAAAGCGCCACCGGCTTACACGCGCGTCTAAGCCCCAAACCATTACATCTCGAGGCCGGCACAATCGGCAGTTCTGCCTTTACCGCTCTGTCACCCCGGCACCCAGCGCAAACAAAAAGAAAGGACAACATAATCTAAAAGCATTTCCCAAACCTGCCAATCGCTCGAACGTAGTCCACGAACGCGCATCGCAGACCACTACTGCTTCTGAACAGAAACCAGCTCGGTATTATTACTGATTCTAAGCGGAAGTTAATAACATCTGAAACACAACCACAGCCCACAGCATTCAGGATGTTGTTGTGGCAAACCTTTCAGAGTCAACAACAACTTCAAAACAGCTCAAGCCCCTTCAACGCCACAAACAGTCTACGCTTCCATGGTCAACTACAACTGTTCAAGCTCGCAGTCACCATTCTGGATGGTGTCGTCATTAGGAACAGTTGTTACGACGACGCGCATACAGCCTCAGCCACAGACGTACCCGCAAACACGATAGAAGAAGGTATAAGGGGCTTACCGCCTTCTTCTTTTGAAATTTGTTTTTCCGCAGAGCCGCGCAACCTACGCAAACGTCACGCTAACCAACATGAAACCGCACCACAAACCATGTTGAAACGCACCACAAAACACCTTCAAACAGAACCCAAAACACCATACAAAAACCCGATCAACCCGACAAACACAAACAGAAAAGCCCAACTTTCACCACAAAAAATTTTTCTGCACTCAAGCTAACCATCTCCAACCACAAATGCAAAAACGTTTTAACACCGCACAGAGATTACACATACAAACTACACAGAAAAAAAAGGAGACTCGCCCCGATTGTTTAAGGCAAAAATGAGCGACGCCAAACTCCTACGCGACATGATCACAGCCATCAGCACACTCGTCGACGAAGCCACATTCAACGTAGCACCCGAAGGACTCAAACTCCGAGCCATGGACCCCAGCCGAGTAGCCATGATAGACTTCGAATGGCCCAAAACCATATTCGACGAATACACATGCGACCAACCCACCAAAATGTGCATCAACGTAGGCGAAATGCTCAAACTCCTACGCCGAACCGGCAAAGACGAATCCGTCGAACTCACACTCGACGAAAAAACCAACAGACTAAACGTAGCTATAAAAGGCAAATACGAACGCACATTCAACATGCCCACCCTCGAAGCCACCGAAGAGGAAGTGCCCACACCAAAAATAACATTCAACGTCCGCGCCAAAGTCACAACCGACGGCCTACACCAAGCCATCGAAGACGTCCTACTCGTATCCGACCACGTCAAAATCGAAGTCGACCCAGAAAAAGTAACCATGCGCGCCGCAGGCGACCTCATGGGCGCCACAATAGAACTCAAAAAAGGCAGCGACGCACTACTAGACATCGAAGCCAAAGAACCGTCAAAAGCCACATACAGCCTCAGCTACCTCTCAGAAATAATCAAAACAGCAGCCGCCTCAAGCGAAATAGCCACACTCGAATTCAGCAACGACATGCCCATACGCATCGACTTCCAACAACCAAAAGAGGGCAAACTAACCTTTTATCTCGCACCCCGCATTGAGGTAGAATAGACGCCGCAACGCCACGAAACGCGGCTCACACTCTCTGCGCTGGGACAAGAACTGATTCTTACGCCAGTCGACTTGGCAAAATATCCCTTCACCCCACAGTCAGCCGAGCGTGTGCAGGAGCTTGATCATAGGACAACAGAGTTGGGAAGCCAAGAATATGCCAAGATACTCGAAAGAGCAGAGCAGAGAATCGATGAGGCCATAAAGAGCAAACAAGTTGCTTTTCCATGGCGCCTCGACCATGAAACTGAGCTTCTTTCTTTTCCTATCGCAGTGATGATGGTTGTCTCCTCAAATGACAAGTCCCTGAAGAAAACGTACGCTTTAGCCGAAGCAAAACGAGTATATGCCCTTCTTAAGCAAGAAGACCGGAAGAAACTCGTCGCTCTTAGCCAACTGTTCAACTGGAAAATCATACCGACGGAAGCATACAATAAGAATCTTGAATCTGGAACGTTAGGATTTTCTTTGGATTTCGCGAGCTACCTGAAGAACTCAACGATTTTTCATGAGAGCAAGTGGAAACTCGTCAACCGCAATATGCTGGGCGGCAGAGTGCTTCTTACTGCCGATGAAGCTTCTCGCCTTTTTGCTGAAGAAGTGCGTGTCAACATTGAGAAAAAGCTTGATCTCAAAATGGACATAGGACTTCCATTGACACTTGTCAACAAAGTAGAGAAATTGAGGCAGCTCTACTCTGATCTGAGAAAGATGCAGGAGGAAGAGATGCCGAAAGAAGTGGTTATCGACTCTTTTCCTCCATGCATAAATAGGTTGTACAACACCGCGCTTGCACAACAGCACCTCTCGCACATTGAGCGCTTTGCCCTTACTTCCTTTCTTCTAAACTCCGGTATGAGCATTGAAAAAATAGTCGAATGCTTCCGCCCGACTTCGGACTTCAGTGAAAGAATGACGCGCTACCAAGTTGAACACATAGCTGGCGGAAAGGGGTCGAGAACGAAGTACAAACCACCTACGTGCCGCACACTCCGAACACATCGATTATGCCCAGGTAGCGACAAGACGTGTGAGTATGTTCTTGGTCCGCTGGGTTATTATAAGGCGAAACTCAGAGCTGGATCTCCAAAAACCCCTGAAAAAGCCGAGCGTGGATGAATTCCAAACCCAAGCATTCATTCAACACAAATTCGCCGAATACTATAGCCAAAATTCGGGTAGCATACACCCGCCAACATCAATGGACACGCGGGAATTTGCTTTTTCACTTTTCAAGCAGAAAATTATGCTTCGCCACAAGGGTTTCAAGGAGGCGGGAGGCTTCCAGGGTTTCTTGAAGGAGCTTTCCCCGGCGGACGTTTATTATTCAAGTGCCTACTACGAAAGTCCTGAGGAGGAAATGTCCCGTAAGGGTTGGTTGGGGGCAGACTTGATCTTTGATATCGACGCAGACCACATCCCAACTCCGTGCGACAGGAGTCACGATATTTGGACCTGCAAAGACTGCAATTTTTCTGGCCGCACAGCTAAACCTGAGAGGTGCCCTCAATGTGGTGGGCAGAAATTCAGCGGTATCAGCTGGCCCTGTGGCATTTGTCTGGAATCTGCCAAGCGAGAGACAACGAAACTGATCGAAATTCTGGAAGAGGACTTTGGCTTTTCGAAGCAGGAGCTTATTGTTGCGTTTTCGGGGCATAGAGGATACCATGTTCAAGTTGAAGTTGAATCTGTCAAAACGCTAGATTCAATGGCCAGAAGGGAGATTGCGGACTACTTAACAGGCATCGGTCTGGAGCCCACGTTACACGGCTTGAACATGAAAGCATGTGTCGGTCCCAGCCTTGAGGATGTCGGCTGGAAAGGGCGAATAGCGAAGGGCACATACGAATTGCTTGCATCGCAAGAGGAACTTGAAAAGGCAGGATTGAGCAAAATGTCCGCAGCCATAACCAGTCAAAGAAAAGAGATTCAGGACAGGTGGAGCAAGAAGGGACCGTGGGGGCTAGTCATCGGTGTTGGAACCGAAGGTTGGGAGAGGATAGTTCAGGTGGCGGCAGAGAGTCAGTCAGTCAAGATAGACACAGTTGTTACAGCTGATGTTCATCGTTTGATCAGGCTTGCTAACACAATACATGGTGAAACCGGTCTCAAGAAAGTCCGGATCTCGCCTGATAACCTTGAGCAGTTTGACCCTTTCAAGAGTGCCGTGGCTTTCAAACAAGGATCAGTGACGATTAATATTGCAGAAGCGCCTGAGTTTAGGATTGAAGGCGTCAATTATGGTCCATTCAAGAATCAACGTGTAGAGTTGCCAATGGCAGCCTCGATGTTTCTCTTGTGCAAAGGAGTAGCAAAAGTGCTGGAGGAATAATCATTGTATAGTGAATTGTATGAAGCTTGGAAACAGGAGAAAGCGAGTCCCGAGTTGCAGTCGCTTCCAAAGGATTTTTACGTCAAGCTTGCTGATTACATGAGAAAGATTCGTGAAGAAAGCCGCATGCTCGATGAAAAGACAACCCGAGCACGCTTACTTATGATTGAGGAGGAAAACACGAAGAAAATGGTGAAAGATCTAATTTTGGTTCGGTACAAAAAAACCGTGAAACTTGTCTCTGCAGCCGAAGCAATAAACATGGAAAGCTTGACTAAAGAGGAGGAAGACCTCGTCAAGAACGTGGCGCCTACTTTTGAGTCTTTTCAGGCACTTTTAAAGGAAATTGTGAGCGGACGCTTATTGCAAGCAA is part of the Candidatus Bathyarchaeia archaeon genome and encodes:
- the pcn gene encoding proliferating cell nuclear antigen (pcna); translation: MFKAKMSDAKLLRDMITAISTLVDEATFNVAPEGLKLRAMDPSRVAMIDFEWPKTIFDEYTCDQPTKMCINVGEMLKLLRRTGKDESVELTLDEKTNRLNVAIKGKYERTFNMPTLEATEEEVPTPKITFNVRAKVTTDGLHQAIEDVLLVSDHVKIEVDPEKVTMRAAGDLMGATIELKKGSDALLDIEAKEPSKATYSLSYLSEIIKTAAASSEIATLEFSNDMPIRIDFQQPKEGKLTFYLAPRIEVE
- a CDS encoding DNA primase small subunit PriS — its product is MDEFQTQAFIQHKFAEYYSQNSGSIHPPTSMDTREFAFSLFKQKIMLRHKGFKEAGGFQGFLKELSPADVYYSSAYYESPEEEMSRKGWLGADLIFDIDADHIPTPCDRSHDIWTCKDCNFSGRTAKPERCPQCGGQKFSGISWPCGICLESAKRETTKLIEILEEDFGFSKQELIVAFSGHRGYHVQVEVESVKTLDSMARREIADYLTGIGLEPTLHGLNMKACVGPSLEDVGWKGRIAKGTYELLASQEELEKAGLSKMSAAITSQRKEIQDRWSKKGPWGLVIGVGTEGWERIVQVAAESQSVKIDTVVTADVHRLIRLANTIHGETGLKKVRISPDNLEQFDPFKSAVAFKQGSVTINIAEAPEFRIEGVNYGPFKNQRVELPMAASMFLLCKGVAKVLEE
- a CDS encoding ABC transporter permease, with translation MEVASDWVDGFVKAFYIAKKDAKVYYFKAPNFTYGLLMPVSLFLAFSIAGQINSALIVSGLTSLVVLFGTTSIEAVAVVLEKQTGTFERLLAAPVSFYALILGKALAGFFFGLVTATAILVPLTVVSGTTIASPLLVFIAIAFSSLTFSALGVLVSAYAKWVPEAQMLSNFLRFPMAFLSGTFVSLEVMPPQLRVVARFLPLTYSVEALRTSMNDSGITFAYLLDILVLAVFSFALLVIAAKVLQRKIK
- a CDS encoding substrate-binding domain-containing protein yields the protein MSSETSQLRIYSAGAVAPPLQKAIDIFENKFGILCNFETGKPSNLLAAIAVSKAGDIISTGAEYILDEAEDRGLVIKDSRRSLGLRRSVIIVPIGNPAKITSLEDLCRENVRIGIAVDGCLKGVWDDIASKAGLTDQIRRNITHHADACGSLMGLIHQEKVDAILGWNPFQSVWPDSCEIIELPPDLQVFRSTVVAMVSYTKDTELSQKFIDFLTSDEVRKIYSDYGWVHK